One Danio rerio strain Tuebingen ecotype United States chromosome 13, GRCz12tu, whole genome shotgun sequence DNA window includes the following coding sequences:
- the tial1 gene encoding nucleolysin TIAR — protein sequence MEDESHPKTLYVGNLSRDVTENLILQLFTQIGPCKSCKMITEHTSNDPYCFVEFFEHRDAAAALAAMNGRKILGKEVKVNWATTPSSQKKDTSNHFHVFVGDLSPEITTDDIRAAFAPFGKISDARVVKDMTTGKSKGYGFVSFYNKLDAENAIVHMGGQWLGGRQIRTNWATRKPPAPKSVQDNSAKQLRFDEVVNQSSPQNCTVYCGGIQSGLTEHLMRQTFSPFGQIMEIRVFPEKGYSFIRFSSHESAAHAIVSVNGTTIEGHVVKCYWGKESPDMAKNVQPMEYGQWGQWNQMYGNPQQYGQYMTNGWQVPSYGMYGQTWNQQGFGVEQSQSPAWVGGFGTQPSQAQPGAVMNQANFGMAGYQTQ from the exons ATGGAAGACGAGAGCCACCCAAAAACCCT CTATGTGGGGAATCTTTCAAGAGATGTAACGGAGAACTTGATCCTACAGTTATTTACTCAGATTGGGCCATGTAAAAGTTGTAAAATGATAACAGAG CATACAAGCAATGACCCGTATTGCTTTGTGGAGTTCTTTGAACATAGAGACGCTGCTGCGGCATTAGCTGCCATGAACGGAAGGAAGATTTTGGGAAAG gAAGTCAAGGTAAACTGGGCTACCACTCCGAGCAGTCAGAAGAAAGATACATCAA atcattttcatgtttttgtggGAGACTTGAGCCCTGAGATCACAACTGATGACATCAGAGCTGCATTTGCCCCCTTTGGGAAAATCTC GGATGCACGAGTGGTGAAGGATATGACAACAGGGAAATCAAAGGGGTATGGATTTGTGTCCTTCTATAACAAACTG GATGCTGAGAACGCCATAGTACACATGGGAGGTCAGTGGCTTGGTGGACGACAAATCCGGACTAACTGGGCAACTCGCAAACCACCCGCTCCAAAGAGTGTGCAAGACA ATAGTGCCAAGCAGCTAAGATTTGATGAGGTGGTGAACCAGTCGAGTCCTCAGAACTGCACAGTTTACTGTGGTGGCATTCAGTCAGGACTCACAG AGCATCTCATGCGACAGACCTTTTCTCCTTTTGGCCAGATAATGGAGATCAGAGTGTTTCCAGAGAAGGGTTATTCTTTTATCAG GTTCTCTTCACATGAAAGTGCTGCTCATGCCATTGTCTCCGTGAATGGCACCACCATTGAAGGACATGTGGTGAAGTGCTACTGGGGCAAAGAATCTCCTGACATGGCCAAAAATGTCCAGCCG ATGGAGTACGGTCAGTGGGGACAATGGAATCAAATGTATGGCAATCCGCAACAGTATGGTCAGTACATGACCAATGGCTGGCAAGTACCATCCTATGGAATGTACGGCCAAACATGGAATCAGCAAGGATTTGGTGTCGA ACAATCACAGTCCCCTGCCTGGGTGGGAGGTTTTGGGACGCAACCCTCTCAGGCTCAGCCCGGTGCAGTGATGAACCAGGCTAACTTCGGCATGGCCGGATACCAGACACAGTGA
- the tial1 gene encoding nucleolysin TIAR isoform X5: MEDESHPKTLYVGNLSRDVTENLILQLFTQIGPCKSCKMITEHTSNDPYCFVEFFEHRDAAAALAAMNGRKILGKEVKVNWATTPSSQKKDTSNHFHVFVGDLSPEITTDDIRAAFAPFGKISDARVVKDMTTGKSKGYGFVSFYNKLVRLQYRNRVKDAENAIVHMGGQWLGGRQIRTNWATRKPPAPKSVQDNSAKQLRFDEVVNQSSPQNCTVYCGGIQSGLTEHLMRQTFSPFGQIMEIRVFPEKGYSFIRFSSHESAAHAIVSVNGTTIEGHVVKCYWGKESPDMAKNVQPMEYGQWGQWNQMYGNPQQYGQYMTNGWQVPSYGMYGQTWNQQGFGVEQSQSPAWVGGFGTQPSQAQPGAVMNQANFGMAGYQTQ; encoded by the exons ATGGAAGACGAGAGCCACCCAAAAACCCT CTATGTGGGGAATCTTTCAAGAGATGTAACGGAGAACTTGATCCTACAGTTATTTACTCAGATTGGGCCATGTAAAAGTTGTAAAATGATAACAGAG CATACAAGCAATGACCCGTATTGCTTTGTGGAGTTCTTTGAACATAGAGACGCTGCTGCGGCATTAGCTGCCATGAACGGAAGGAAGATTTTGGGAAAG gAAGTCAAGGTAAACTGGGCTACCACTCCGAGCAGTCAGAAGAAAGATACATCAA atcattttcatgtttttgtggGAGACTTGAGCCCTGAGATCACAACTGATGACATCAGAGCTGCATTTGCCCCCTTTGGGAAAATCTC GGATGCACGAGTGGTGAAGGATATGACAACAGGGAAATCAAAGGGGTATGGATTTGTGTCCTTCTATAACAAACTGGTAAGGCTCCAGTACAGGAACAGAGTGAAG GATGCTGAGAACGCCATAGTACACATGGGAGGTCAGTGGCTTGGTGGACGACAAATCCGGACTAACTGGGCAACTCGCAAACCACCCGCTCCAAAGAGTGTGCAAGACA ATAGTGCCAAGCAGCTAAGATTTGATGAGGTGGTGAACCAGTCGAGTCCTCAGAACTGCACAGTTTACTGTGGTGGCATTCAGTCAGGACTCACAG AGCATCTCATGCGACAGACCTTTTCTCCTTTTGGCCAGATAATGGAGATCAGAGTGTTTCCAGAGAAGGGTTATTCTTTTATCAG GTTCTCTTCACATGAAAGTGCTGCTCATGCCATTGTCTCCGTGAATGGCACCACCATTGAAGGACATGTGGTGAAGTGCTACTGGGGCAAAGAATCTCCTGACATGGCCAAAAATGTCCAGCCG ATGGAGTACGGTCAGTGGGGACAATGGAATCAAATGTATGGCAATCCGCAACAGTATGGTCAGTACATGACCAATGGCTGGCAAGTACCATCCTATGGAATGTACGGCCAAACATGGAATCAGCAAGGATTTGGTGTCGA ACAATCACAGTCCCCTGCCTGGGTGGGAGGTTTTGGGACGCAACCCTCTCAGGCTCAGCCCGGTGCAGTGATGAACCAGGCTAACTTCGGCATGGCCGGATACCAGACACAGTGA
- the tial1 gene encoding nucleolysin TIAR isoform X10: protein MGGQWLGGRQIRTNWATRKPPAPKSVQDNSAKQLRFDEVVNQSSPQNCTVYCGGIQSGLTEHLMRQTFSPFGQIMEIRVFPEKGYSFIRFSSHESAAHAIVSVNGTTIEGHVVKCYWGKESPDMAKNVQPMEYGQWGQWNQMYGNPQQYGQYMTNGWQVPSYGMYGQTWNQQGFGVEQSQSPAWVGGFGTQPSQAQPGAVMNQANFGMAGYQTQ from the exons ATGGGAGGTCAGTGGCTTGGTGGACGACAAATCCGGACTAACTGGGCAACTCGCAAACCACCCGCTCCAAAGAGTGTGCAAGACA ATAGTGCCAAGCAGCTAAGATTTGATGAGGTGGTGAACCAGTCGAGTCCTCAGAACTGCACAGTTTACTGTGGTGGCATTCAGTCAGGACTCACAG AGCATCTCATGCGACAGACCTTTTCTCCTTTTGGCCAGATAATGGAGATCAGAGTGTTTCCAGAGAAGGGTTATTCTTTTATCAG GTTCTCTTCACATGAAAGTGCTGCTCATGCCATTGTCTCCGTGAATGGCACCACCATTGAAGGACATGTGGTGAAGTGCTACTGGGGCAAAGAATCTCCTGACATGGCCAAAAATGTCCAGCCG ATGGAGTACGGTCAGTGGGGACAATGGAATCAAATGTATGGCAATCCGCAACAGTATGGTCAGTACATGACCAATGGCTGGCAAGTACCATCCTATGGAATGTACGGCCAAACATGGAATCAGCAAGGATTTGGTGTCGA ACAATCACAGTCCCCTGCCTGGGTGGGAGGTTTTGGGACGCAACCCTCTCAGGCTCAGCCCGGTGCAGTGATGAACCAGGCTAACTTCGGCATGGCCGGATACCAGACACAGTGA
- the tial1 gene encoding nucleolysin TIAR isoform X4, with product MEDESHPKTLYVGNLSRDVTENLILQLFTQIGPCKSCKMITESDSSRKMNSSSIGFSVLQHTSNDPYCFVEFFEHRDAAAALAAMNGRKILGKEVKVNWATTPSSQKKDTSNHFHVFVGDLSPEITTDDIRAAFAPFGKISDARVVKDMTTGKSKGYGFVSFYNKLDAENAIVHMGGQWLGGRQIRTNWATRKPPAPKSVQDNSAKQLRFDEVVNQSSPQNCTVYCGGIQSGLTEHLMRQTFSPFGQIMEIRVFPEKGYSFIRFSSHESAAHAIVSVNGTTIEGHVVKCYWGKESPDMAKNVQPMEYGQWGQWNQMYGNPQQYGQYMTNGWQVPSYGMYGQTWNQQGFGVEQSQSPAWVGGFGTQPSQAQPGAVMNQANFGMAGYQTQ from the exons ATGGAAGACGAGAGCCACCCAAAAACCCT CTATGTGGGGAATCTTTCAAGAGATGTAACGGAGAACTTGATCCTACAGTTATTTACTCAGATTGGGCCATGTAAAAGTTGTAAAATGATAACAGAG TCTGATAGCAGCAGGAAGATGAACTCTTCTTCTATTGGATTTTCTGTTTTGCAGCATACAAGCAATGACCCGTATTGCTTTGTGGAGTTCTTTGAACATAGAGACGCTGCTGCGGCATTAGCTGCCATGAACGGAAGGAAGATTTTGGGAAAG gAAGTCAAGGTAAACTGGGCTACCACTCCGAGCAGTCAGAAGAAAGATACATCAA atcattttcatgtttttgtggGAGACTTGAGCCCTGAGATCACAACTGATGACATCAGAGCTGCATTTGCCCCCTTTGGGAAAATCTC GGATGCACGAGTGGTGAAGGATATGACAACAGGGAAATCAAAGGGGTATGGATTTGTGTCCTTCTATAACAAACTG GATGCTGAGAACGCCATAGTACACATGGGAGGTCAGTGGCTTGGTGGACGACAAATCCGGACTAACTGGGCAACTCGCAAACCACCCGCTCCAAAGAGTGTGCAAGACA ATAGTGCCAAGCAGCTAAGATTTGATGAGGTGGTGAACCAGTCGAGTCCTCAGAACTGCACAGTTTACTGTGGTGGCATTCAGTCAGGACTCACAG AGCATCTCATGCGACAGACCTTTTCTCCTTTTGGCCAGATAATGGAGATCAGAGTGTTTCCAGAGAAGGGTTATTCTTTTATCAG GTTCTCTTCACATGAAAGTGCTGCTCATGCCATTGTCTCCGTGAATGGCACCACCATTGAAGGACATGTGGTGAAGTGCTACTGGGGCAAAGAATCTCCTGACATGGCCAAAAATGTCCAGCCG ATGGAGTACGGTCAGTGGGGACAATGGAATCAAATGTATGGCAATCCGCAACAGTATGGTCAGTACATGACCAATGGCTGGCAAGTACCATCCTATGGAATGTACGGCCAAACATGGAATCAGCAAGGATTTGGTGTCGA ACAATCACAGTCCCCTGCCTGGGTGGGAGGTTTTGGGACGCAACCCTCTCAGGCTCAGCCCGGTGCAGTGATGAACCAGGCTAACTTCGGCATGGCCGGATACCAGACACAGTGA
- the tial1 gene encoding nucleolysin TIAR isoform X9, with the protein MDARVVKDMTTGKSKGYGFVSFYNKLDAENAIVHMGGQWLGGRQIRTNWATRKPPAPKSVQDNSAKQLRFDEVVNQSSPQNCTVYCGGIQSGLTEHLMRQTFSPFGQIMEIRVFPEKGYSFIRFSSHESAAHAIVSVNGTTIEGHVVKCYWGKESPDMAKNVQPMEYGQWGQWNQMYGNPQQYGQYMTNGWQVPSYGMYGQTWNQQGFGVEQSQSPAWVGGFGTQPSQAQPGAVMNQANFGMAGYQTQ; encoded by the exons AT GGATGCACGAGTGGTGAAGGATATGACAACAGGGAAATCAAAGGGGTATGGATTTGTGTCCTTCTATAACAAACTG GATGCTGAGAACGCCATAGTACACATGGGAGGTCAGTGGCTTGGTGGACGACAAATCCGGACTAACTGGGCAACTCGCAAACCACCCGCTCCAAAGAGTGTGCAAGACA ATAGTGCCAAGCAGCTAAGATTTGATGAGGTGGTGAACCAGTCGAGTCCTCAGAACTGCACAGTTTACTGTGGTGGCATTCAGTCAGGACTCACAG AGCATCTCATGCGACAGACCTTTTCTCCTTTTGGCCAGATAATGGAGATCAGAGTGTTTCCAGAGAAGGGTTATTCTTTTATCAG GTTCTCTTCACATGAAAGTGCTGCTCATGCCATTGTCTCCGTGAATGGCACCACCATTGAAGGACATGTGGTGAAGTGCTACTGGGGCAAAGAATCTCCTGACATGGCCAAAAATGTCCAGCCG ATGGAGTACGGTCAGTGGGGACAATGGAATCAAATGTATGGCAATCCGCAACAGTATGGTCAGTACATGACCAATGGCTGGCAAGTACCATCCTATGGAATGTACGGCCAAACATGGAATCAGCAAGGATTTGGTGTCGA ACAATCACAGTCCCCTGCCTGGGTGGGAGGTTTTGGGACGCAACCCTCTCAGGCTCAGCCCGGTGCAGTGATGAACCAGGCTAACTTCGGCATGGCCGGATACCAGACACAGTGA
- the tial1 gene encoding nucleolysin TIAR isoform X8: protein MDARVVKDMTTGKSKGYGFVSFYNKLVRLQYRNRVKDAENAIVHMGGQWLGGRQIRTNWATRKPPAPKSVQDNSAKQLRFDEVVNQSSPQNCTVYCGGIQSGLTEHLMRQTFSPFGQIMEIRVFPEKGYSFIRFSSHESAAHAIVSVNGTTIEGHVVKCYWGKESPDMAKNVQPMEYGQWGQWNQMYGNPQQYGQYMTNGWQVPSYGMYGQTWNQQGFGVEQSQSPAWVGGFGTQPSQAQPGAVMNQANFGMAGYQTQ from the exons AT GGATGCACGAGTGGTGAAGGATATGACAACAGGGAAATCAAAGGGGTATGGATTTGTGTCCTTCTATAACAAACTGGTAAGGCTCCAGTACAGGAACAGAGTGAAG GATGCTGAGAACGCCATAGTACACATGGGAGGTCAGTGGCTTGGTGGACGACAAATCCGGACTAACTGGGCAACTCGCAAACCACCCGCTCCAAAGAGTGTGCAAGACA ATAGTGCCAAGCAGCTAAGATTTGATGAGGTGGTGAACCAGTCGAGTCCTCAGAACTGCACAGTTTACTGTGGTGGCATTCAGTCAGGACTCACAG AGCATCTCATGCGACAGACCTTTTCTCCTTTTGGCCAGATAATGGAGATCAGAGTGTTTCCAGAGAAGGGTTATTCTTTTATCAG GTTCTCTTCACATGAAAGTGCTGCTCATGCCATTGTCTCCGTGAATGGCACCACCATTGAAGGACATGTGGTGAAGTGCTACTGGGGCAAAGAATCTCCTGACATGGCCAAAAATGTCCAGCCG ATGGAGTACGGTCAGTGGGGACAATGGAATCAAATGTATGGCAATCCGCAACAGTATGGTCAGTACATGACCAATGGCTGGCAAGTACCATCCTATGGAATGTACGGCCAAACATGGAATCAGCAAGGATTTGGTGTCGA ACAATCACAGTCCCCTGCCTGGGTGGGAGGTTTTGGGACGCAACCCTCTCAGGCTCAGCCCGGTGCAGTGATGAACCAGGCTAACTTCGGCATGGCCGGATACCAGACACAGTGA
- the tial1 gene encoding nucleolysin TIAR isoform X6, translating into MTSELHLPPLGKSQMLIGLDRSLKANSKELCTLGTQMDARVVKDMTTGKSKGYGFVSFYNKLVRLQYRNRVKDAENAIVHMGGQWLGGRQIRTNWATRKPPAPKSVQDNSAKQLRFDEVVNQSSPQNCTVYCGGIQSGLTEHLMRQTFSPFGQIMEIRVFPEKGYSFIRFSSHESAAHAIVSVNGTTIEGHVVKCYWGKESPDMAKNVQPMEYGQWGQWNQMYGNPQQYGQYMTNGWQVPSYGMYGQTWNQQGFGVEQSQSPAWVGGFGTQPSQAQPGAVMNQANFGMAGYQTQ; encoded by the exons ATGACATCAGAGCTGCATTTGCCCCCTTTGGGAAAATCTC AAATGCTCATAGGATTGGACAGGAGCTTGAAGGCTAACAGCAAGGAACTGTGCACTCTGGGAACTCAgat GGATGCACGAGTGGTGAAGGATATGACAACAGGGAAATCAAAGGGGTATGGATTTGTGTCCTTCTATAACAAACTGGTAAGGCTCCAGTACAGGAACAGAGTGAAG GATGCTGAGAACGCCATAGTACACATGGGAGGTCAGTGGCTTGGTGGACGACAAATCCGGACTAACTGGGCAACTCGCAAACCACCCGCTCCAAAGAGTGTGCAAGACA ATAGTGCCAAGCAGCTAAGATTTGATGAGGTGGTGAACCAGTCGAGTCCTCAGAACTGCACAGTTTACTGTGGTGGCATTCAGTCAGGACTCACAG AGCATCTCATGCGACAGACCTTTTCTCCTTTTGGCCAGATAATGGAGATCAGAGTGTTTCCAGAGAAGGGTTATTCTTTTATCAG GTTCTCTTCACATGAAAGTGCTGCTCATGCCATTGTCTCCGTGAATGGCACCACCATTGAAGGACATGTGGTGAAGTGCTACTGGGGCAAAGAATCTCCTGACATGGCCAAAAATGTCCAGCCG ATGGAGTACGGTCAGTGGGGACAATGGAATCAAATGTATGGCAATCCGCAACAGTATGGTCAGTACATGACCAATGGCTGGCAAGTACCATCCTATGGAATGTACGGCCAAACATGGAATCAGCAAGGATTTGGTGTCGA ACAATCACAGTCCCCTGCCTGGGTGGGAGGTTTTGGGACGCAACCCTCTCAGGCTCAGCCCGGTGCAGTGATGAACCAGGCTAACTTCGGCATGGCCGGATACCAGACACAGTGA
- the tial1 gene encoding nucleolysin TIAR isoform X3, with product MEDESHPKTLYVGNLSRDVTENLILQLFTQIGPCKSCKMITEQSDSSRKMNSSSIGFSVLQHTSNDPYCFVEFFEHRDAAAALAAMNGRKILGKEVKVNWATTPSSQKKDTSNHFHVFVGDLSPEITTDDIRAAFAPFGKISDARVVKDMTTGKSKGYGFVSFYNKLDAENAIVHMGGQWLGGRQIRTNWATRKPPAPKSVQDNSAKQLRFDEVVNQSSPQNCTVYCGGIQSGLTEHLMRQTFSPFGQIMEIRVFPEKGYSFIRFSSHESAAHAIVSVNGTTIEGHVVKCYWGKESPDMAKNVQPMEYGQWGQWNQMYGNPQQYGQYMTNGWQVPSYGMYGQTWNQQGFGVEQSQSPAWVGGFGTQPSQAQPGAVMNQANFGMAGYQTQ from the exons ATGGAAGACGAGAGCCACCCAAAAACCCT CTATGTGGGGAATCTTTCAAGAGATGTAACGGAGAACTTGATCCTACAGTTATTTACTCAGATTGGGCCATGTAAAAGTTGTAAAATGATAACAGAG CAGTCTGATAGCAGCAGGAAGATGAACTCTTCTTCTATTGGATTTTCTGTTTTGCAGCATACAAGCAATGACCCGTATTGCTTTGTGGAGTTCTTTGAACATAGAGACGCTGCTGCGGCATTAGCTGCCATGAACGGAAGGAAGATTTTGGGAAAG gAAGTCAAGGTAAACTGGGCTACCACTCCGAGCAGTCAGAAGAAAGATACATCAA atcattttcatgtttttgtggGAGACTTGAGCCCTGAGATCACAACTGATGACATCAGAGCTGCATTTGCCCCCTTTGGGAAAATCTC GGATGCACGAGTGGTGAAGGATATGACAACAGGGAAATCAAAGGGGTATGGATTTGTGTCCTTCTATAACAAACTG GATGCTGAGAACGCCATAGTACACATGGGAGGTCAGTGGCTTGGTGGACGACAAATCCGGACTAACTGGGCAACTCGCAAACCACCCGCTCCAAAGAGTGTGCAAGACA ATAGTGCCAAGCAGCTAAGATTTGATGAGGTGGTGAACCAGTCGAGTCCTCAGAACTGCACAGTTTACTGTGGTGGCATTCAGTCAGGACTCACAG AGCATCTCATGCGACAGACCTTTTCTCCTTTTGGCCAGATAATGGAGATCAGAGTGTTTCCAGAGAAGGGTTATTCTTTTATCAG GTTCTCTTCACATGAAAGTGCTGCTCATGCCATTGTCTCCGTGAATGGCACCACCATTGAAGGACATGTGGTGAAGTGCTACTGGGGCAAAGAATCTCCTGACATGGCCAAAAATGTCCAGCCG ATGGAGTACGGTCAGTGGGGACAATGGAATCAAATGTATGGCAATCCGCAACAGTATGGTCAGTACATGACCAATGGCTGGCAAGTACCATCCTATGGAATGTACGGCCAAACATGGAATCAGCAAGGATTTGGTGTCGA ACAATCACAGTCCCCTGCCTGGGTGGGAGGTTTTGGGACGCAACCCTCTCAGGCTCAGCCCGGTGCAGTGATGAACCAGGCTAACTTCGGCATGGCCGGATACCAGACACAGTGA
- the tial1 gene encoding nucleolysin TIAR isoform X2 yields the protein MEDESHPKTLYVGNLSRDVTENLILQLFTQIGPCKSCKMITESDSSRKMNSSSIGFSVLQHTSNDPYCFVEFFEHRDAAAALAAMNGRKILGKEVKVNWATTPSSQKKDTSNHFHVFVGDLSPEITTDDIRAAFAPFGKISDARVVKDMTTGKSKGYGFVSFYNKLVRLQYRNRVKDAENAIVHMGGQWLGGRQIRTNWATRKPPAPKSVQDNSAKQLRFDEVVNQSSPQNCTVYCGGIQSGLTEHLMRQTFSPFGQIMEIRVFPEKGYSFIRFSSHESAAHAIVSVNGTTIEGHVVKCYWGKESPDMAKNVQPMEYGQWGQWNQMYGNPQQYGQYMTNGWQVPSYGMYGQTWNQQGFGVEQSQSPAWVGGFGTQPSQAQPGAVMNQANFGMAGYQTQ from the exons ATGGAAGACGAGAGCCACCCAAAAACCCT CTATGTGGGGAATCTTTCAAGAGATGTAACGGAGAACTTGATCCTACAGTTATTTACTCAGATTGGGCCATGTAAAAGTTGTAAAATGATAACAGAG TCTGATAGCAGCAGGAAGATGAACTCTTCTTCTATTGGATTTTCTGTTTTGCAGCATACAAGCAATGACCCGTATTGCTTTGTGGAGTTCTTTGAACATAGAGACGCTGCTGCGGCATTAGCTGCCATGAACGGAAGGAAGATTTTGGGAAAG gAAGTCAAGGTAAACTGGGCTACCACTCCGAGCAGTCAGAAGAAAGATACATCAA atcattttcatgtttttgtggGAGACTTGAGCCCTGAGATCACAACTGATGACATCAGAGCTGCATTTGCCCCCTTTGGGAAAATCTC GGATGCACGAGTGGTGAAGGATATGACAACAGGGAAATCAAAGGGGTATGGATTTGTGTCCTTCTATAACAAACTGGTAAGGCTCCAGTACAGGAACAGAGTGAAG GATGCTGAGAACGCCATAGTACACATGGGAGGTCAGTGGCTTGGTGGACGACAAATCCGGACTAACTGGGCAACTCGCAAACCACCCGCTCCAAAGAGTGTGCAAGACA ATAGTGCCAAGCAGCTAAGATTTGATGAGGTGGTGAACCAGTCGAGTCCTCAGAACTGCACAGTTTACTGTGGTGGCATTCAGTCAGGACTCACAG AGCATCTCATGCGACAGACCTTTTCTCCTTTTGGCCAGATAATGGAGATCAGAGTGTTTCCAGAGAAGGGTTATTCTTTTATCAG GTTCTCTTCACATGAAAGTGCTGCTCATGCCATTGTCTCCGTGAATGGCACCACCATTGAAGGACATGTGGTGAAGTGCTACTGGGGCAAAGAATCTCCTGACATGGCCAAAAATGTCCAGCCG ATGGAGTACGGTCAGTGGGGACAATGGAATCAAATGTATGGCAATCCGCAACAGTATGGTCAGTACATGACCAATGGCTGGCAAGTACCATCCTATGGAATGTACGGCCAAACATGGAATCAGCAAGGATTTGGTGTCGA ACAATCACAGTCCCCTGCCTGGGTGGGAGGTTTTGGGACGCAACCCTCTCAGGCTCAGCCCGGTGCAGTGATGAACCAGGCTAACTTCGGCATGGCCGGATACCAGACACAGTGA
- the tial1 gene encoding nucleolysin TIAR isoform X7 — MTSELHLPPLGKSQMLIGLDRSLKANSKELCTLGTQMDARVVKDMTTGKSKGYGFVSFYNKLDAENAIVHMGGQWLGGRQIRTNWATRKPPAPKSVQDNSAKQLRFDEVVNQSSPQNCTVYCGGIQSGLTEHLMRQTFSPFGQIMEIRVFPEKGYSFIRFSSHESAAHAIVSVNGTTIEGHVVKCYWGKESPDMAKNVQPMEYGQWGQWNQMYGNPQQYGQYMTNGWQVPSYGMYGQTWNQQGFGVEQSQSPAWVGGFGTQPSQAQPGAVMNQANFGMAGYQTQ; from the exons ATGACATCAGAGCTGCATTTGCCCCCTTTGGGAAAATCTC AAATGCTCATAGGATTGGACAGGAGCTTGAAGGCTAACAGCAAGGAACTGTGCACTCTGGGAACTCAgat GGATGCACGAGTGGTGAAGGATATGACAACAGGGAAATCAAAGGGGTATGGATTTGTGTCCTTCTATAACAAACTG GATGCTGAGAACGCCATAGTACACATGGGAGGTCAGTGGCTTGGTGGACGACAAATCCGGACTAACTGGGCAACTCGCAAACCACCCGCTCCAAAGAGTGTGCAAGACA ATAGTGCCAAGCAGCTAAGATTTGATGAGGTGGTGAACCAGTCGAGTCCTCAGAACTGCACAGTTTACTGTGGTGGCATTCAGTCAGGACTCACAG AGCATCTCATGCGACAGACCTTTTCTCCTTTTGGCCAGATAATGGAGATCAGAGTGTTTCCAGAGAAGGGTTATTCTTTTATCAG GTTCTCTTCACATGAAAGTGCTGCTCATGCCATTGTCTCCGTGAATGGCACCACCATTGAAGGACATGTGGTGAAGTGCTACTGGGGCAAAGAATCTCCTGACATGGCCAAAAATGTCCAGCCG ATGGAGTACGGTCAGTGGGGACAATGGAATCAAATGTATGGCAATCCGCAACAGTATGGTCAGTACATGACCAATGGCTGGCAAGTACCATCCTATGGAATGTACGGCCAAACATGGAATCAGCAAGGATTTGGTGTCGA ACAATCACAGTCCCCTGCCTGGGTGGGAGGTTTTGGGACGCAACCCTCTCAGGCTCAGCCCGGTGCAGTGATGAACCAGGCTAACTTCGGCATGGCCGGATACCAGACACAGTGA